A stretch of the Aggregicoccus sp. 17bor-14 genome encodes the following:
- a CDS encoding YsnF/AvaK domain-containing protein, translated as MERDIQEGMVVRSESGEKLGTVTRCGDRDFVVEKGLLFTRDFLVRYDEVTEIRDREVLLSRAASEAVQRQREQRAGATGGQRTAGPREDVVPLGTFGKPQDIIVELAAEEALPRTVVRPSGSLRIHKVVRTEMKEFRIPVRREELHIERVAVDRAADERSAAAAPGARAESAASLQGLRDGTVFEEATVVIPLHEERVEFTKTAHVWQEVHVHKAAAEELTQVRTELRREVAEVSESGQVSHDGPLDGLH; from the coding sequence ATGGAGCGGGATATCCAGGAGGGAATGGTCGTTCGCAGCGAGAGCGGTGAGAAGCTCGGCACCGTCACGCGCTGCGGAGACAGGGACTTCGTCGTGGAGAAGGGGCTGCTCTTCACCCGCGACTTCCTCGTCCGCTACGACGAGGTGACGGAGATCCGCGACCGCGAGGTGCTGCTCAGCCGCGCGGCGAGCGAGGCGGTGCAGCGCCAGCGCGAGCAGCGGGCCGGGGCCACCGGAGGGCAGCGGACGGCGGGCCCGCGCGAGGACGTGGTGCCCCTGGGCACCTTCGGAAAGCCCCAGGACATCATCGTGGAGCTCGCCGCCGAGGAGGCCCTCCCGCGCACCGTCGTGCGCCCCTCGGGCAGCCTGCGCATCCACAAGGTGGTCCGCACCGAGATGAAGGAGTTCCGCATCCCGGTGCGCCGCGAGGAGCTGCACATCGAGAGGGTGGCGGTGGACCGGGCCGCCGATGAGCGCAGCGCGGCGGCCGCCCCCGGGGCGCGCGCGGAGTCCGCGGCCTCGCTGCAGGGCCTGCGCGACGGGACCGTCTTCGAGGAGGCCACGGTGGTCATCCCCCTGCACGAGGAGCGGGTGGAGTTCACCAAGACGGCGCACGTCTGGCAGGAGGTGCACGTGCACAAGGCCGCCGCGGAGGAGCTCACCCAGGTGCGCACCGAGCTGCGCCGCGAGGTGGCCGAGGTGAGCGAGAGCGGCCAGGTCAGCCACGACGGGCCCCTCGATGGATTGCACTGA
- a CDS encoding ABC transporter substrate-binding protein, with product MRRPVPLVLAALLLGALACEKKAQAPSAPNPGASGAPSAAGGAPAPAGTLLLGVATALTGGQATFGISTRNGIELAIAEANEAGGVKGQKLATRVYDTQGKPEEAASAVTRLINQDHVALILGDVASSNSLAMAEKAQAAKVPMITPSSTNPDVTKKGDYIFRVCFIDPFQGFVMAKFARENLKLSKVAVLKDNRSAYSEGLADVFVRKFTEMGGKVVATESYSQGDTDYRAQLTAIKKQKPDAIYVPGYYSEVGIIARQARELGLNVPLMGGDGWDSEKLFELGGSAVEGSYFSNHYSSQDPNERVQKFVQAYKAKYGGVPDALAALAYDAARVAVDAIKRAPDTKPASLRDAIGQTKDFAGVAGTITLDENRNPVKSAAVLKVGDGTYEFVTTVAP from the coding sequence ATGCGCCGCCCCGTTCCGTTGGTCCTCGCCGCCCTCCTGCTGGGCGCCCTGGCCTGTGAGAAGAAGGCGCAGGCGCCCTCGGCTCCCAACCCCGGCGCCTCCGGTGCCCCGAGCGCCGCGGGCGGCGCGCCCGCTCCGGCCGGCACCCTGCTGCTGGGCGTGGCCACCGCCCTCACCGGCGGCCAGGCCACCTTCGGCATCTCCACGCGCAACGGCATCGAGCTCGCGATCGCCGAGGCCAACGAGGCGGGCGGCGTGAAGGGCCAGAAGCTCGCCACGCGCGTCTACGACACGCAGGGCAAGCCCGAGGAGGCGGCCAGCGCCGTCACCCGGCTCATCAACCAGGACCACGTGGCGCTCATCCTGGGGGACGTGGCCAGCAGCAACTCGCTCGCCATGGCGGAGAAGGCCCAGGCGGCGAAGGTGCCGATGATCACCCCGTCCAGCACCAACCCGGACGTGACGAAGAAGGGCGACTACATCTTCCGCGTCTGCTTCATCGACCCCTTCCAGGGCTTCGTGATGGCGAAGTTCGCGCGCGAGAACCTGAAGCTCTCCAAGGTCGCCGTGCTCAAGGACAACCGCAGCGCCTACAGCGAGGGGCTCGCGGACGTGTTCGTGCGCAAGTTCACCGAGATGGGCGGCAAGGTGGTGGCCACCGAGAGCTACAGCCAGGGCGACACCGACTACCGCGCGCAGCTCACCGCCATCAAGAAGCAGAAGCCGGACGCCATCTACGTGCCCGGCTACTACAGCGAGGTGGGCATCATCGCGCGCCAGGCGCGCGAGCTCGGCCTCAACGTGCCGCTGATGGGCGGCGACGGCTGGGACAGCGAGAAGCTCTTCGAGCTGGGCGGCAGCGCGGTGGAGGGCAGCTACTTCTCCAACCACTACTCGAGCCAGGACCCGAACGAGCGCGTGCAGAAGTTCGTGCAGGCCTACAAGGCCAAGTACGGCGGCGTGCCGGACGCGCTCGCGGCGCTCGCGTACGACGCGGCCCGCGTGGCGGTGGACGCGATCAAGCGCGCCCCGGACACGAAGCCCGCGAGCCTGCGTGACGCCATCGGGCAGACGAAGGACTTCGCGGGCGTGGCGGGCACCATCACGCTGGACGAGAACCGCAATCCGGTGAAGAGCGCCGCCGTGCTCAAGGTCGGCGATGGCACCTACGAGTTCGTCACCACCGTGGCTCCCTGA
- a CDS encoding branched-chain amino acid ABC transporter permease, whose product MSQLLQHLINGLAAGTIYALVALGYTMVYGVLKLINFAHGDVMMVGVYFGYSTAFMLGRAARQSLWGVALVFLAAMVGCALLGFLIERFAYRPLREKPRLTALITAIGISFTLSYGFQLDLGPLPGASPRAFPQIIKPNEWFIIGDRDVVIWNWQVLSLAIAVGLMLLLQFLVFRTRFGRAMRAVSFDHRTAALMGIPTDRIIALTFMLSSALAAGAGLLYAIKDTSVSPLMGLYVGLKAFVAAVIGGIGNVPGAVVGALLLGLVEEFVVGYAASTWRDAVAFGFLILVLLVKPGGLFGRVAAEKV is encoded by the coding sequence ATGTCCCAGCTCCTGCAGCACCTGATCAACGGCCTGGCCGCCGGCACCATCTACGCGCTCGTCGCGCTCGGCTACACGATGGTGTACGGCGTGCTGAAGCTCATCAACTTCGCCCACGGCGACGTGATGATGGTGGGCGTCTACTTCGGCTACTCCACCGCCTTCATGCTGGGCAGGGCCGCGCGCCAGAGCCTGTGGGGCGTGGCGCTGGTGTTCCTCGCCGCCATGGTGGGCTGCGCGCTGCTCGGCTTCCTCATCGAGCGCTTCGCGTACCGGCCCCTGCGCGAGAAGCCGCGGCTCACGGCGCTGATCACGGCGATCGGCATCTCGTTCACGCTGAGCTACGGCTTCCAGCTGGACCTGGGGCCGCTGCCGGGCGCCAGCCCCCGCGCCTTCCCGCAGATCATCAAGCCCAACGAGTGGTTCATCATAGGTGACCGGGACGTGGTCATCTGGAACTGGCAGGTGCTGAGCCTCGCCATCGCGGTGGGGCTGATGCTGCTCCTGCAGTTCCTGGTGTTCCGCACCCGCTTCGGGCGGGCGATGCGCGCGGTGTCCTTCGACCACCGCACCGCGGCGCTGATGGGCATCCCCACCGACCGCATCATCGCGCTCACCTTCATGCTCAGCAGCGCGCTGGCGGCCGGGGCGGGCCTGCTCTACGCCATCAAGGACACCAGCGTCTCTCCGCTCATGGGCCTGTACGTGGGGCTCAAGGCCTTCGTGGCGGCGGTCATCGGGGGCATCGGCAACGTGCCGGGCGCCGTGGTGGGCGCGCTGCTCTTGGGCCTGGTGGAGGAGTTCGTGGTGGGCTACGCGGCGAGCACCTGGCGCGACGCGGTGGCCTTCGGCTTCCTCATCCTCGTCCTGCTCGTGAAGCCGGGTGGCCTCTTCGGCCGCGTGGCGGCGGAGAAGGTCTAA
- a CDS encoding branched-chain amino acid ABC transporter permease, translated as MDDGSRIPASLRGLFPFLIALPVLALLEWLSGDAPFATYLFSIVGVNVILAVSLNIVNGMTGQFSIGHAGFMAVGAYVAGVTSLALKEQALSFLPVAASDQVFFVVALLVGGIAAALCGFLVGLPSLRLRGDYLAIVTLGFGEIIRVIVQNTEAFGRALGLSGIPQSSSVFMVGFWVFLVVLVARRIAGSSHGRSLWAIREDEVAAEAMGVNTTAYKVRAFVISSFFAGVAGGLFAHFVPIINPGSFTFVKSMEIVVMIVAGGLGSTTGAIVAAVFLTLLPEALRSGFTMMGAEGSLAQKVDQIRMPIYGLLLVVLMLVRPQGLFGTREIWDVLPRWLPRRRGAKGVPQ; from the coding sequence ATGGACGACGGTTCCCGCATCCCCGCCTCGCTCCGGGGCCTGTTCCCCTTCCTCATCGCGCTGCCGGTGCTCGCGCTGCTCGAGTGGCTGAGCGGCGACGCCCCCTTCGCCACGTACCTGTTCTCCATCGTGGGGGTGAACGTCATCCTCGCGGTGAGCCTGAACATCGTGAACGGGATGACGGGGCAGTTCTCCATCGGCCACGCGGGCTTCATGGCGGTGGGCGCGTACGTGGCGGGCGTGACCAGCCTCGCGCTCAAGGAGCAGGCGCTCAGCTTCCTGCCGGTGGCGGCGAGCGACCAGGTGTTCTTCGTGGTGGCGCTGCTGGTGGGCGGCATCGCGGCGGCCCTCTGCGGCTTCCTGGTGGGCCTGCCCAGCCTGCGCCTGCGCGGCGACTACCTGGCCATCGTGACGCTGGGCTTCGGCGAGATCATCCGCGTGATCGTGCAGAACACGGAGGCCTTCGGGCGCGCGCTGGGCCTCAGCGGCATCCCGCAGAGCAGCAGCGTGTTCATGGTGGGCTTCTGGGTGTTCCTGGTGGTGCTGGTGGCGCGCCGCATCGCGGGCAGCAGCCACGGGCGCAGCCTGTGGGCCATCCGCGAGGACGAGGTGGCGGCCGAGGCGATGGGCGTGAACACCACCGCGTACAAGGTCCGCGCCTTCGTCATCTCGTCCTTCTTCGCCGGGGTGGCGGGCGGCCTGTTCGCGCACTTCGTGCCCATCATCAACCCGGGCTCCTTCACCTTCGTGAAGAGCATGGAGATCGTGGTGATGATCGTGGCCGGCGGCCTCGGCTCCACCACGGGCGCCATCGTGGCGGCGGTGTTCCTCACGCTCTTGCCGGAGGCGCTGCGCTCGGGCTTCACCATGATGGGCGCCGAGGGCAGCCTCGCGCAGAAGGTGGACCAGATCCGCATGCCCATCTACGGCCTGCTGCTGGTGGTGCTGATGCTGGTGCGGCCGCAGGGCCTGTTCGGCACGCGCGAGATCTGGGACGTGCTGCCGCGCTGGCTGCCGCGGCGCCGCGGCGCGAAGGGGGTGCCCCAGTGA
- a CDS encoding ABC transporter ATP-binding protein, with amino-acid sequence MREATNAAGPALLEADQASIQFGGLKALSNFSLAVRSGDLQGLIGPNGAGKTTAFNVLTGVYRPTSGEVRVVGQRVNGRQPHQINHLGLARTFQNIRLFKSLSALDNVKVACRSDVASGAVHGDLSMKARMGAALTNYRDWWRAMLLTPGFQAEERRITERAERLLEVMGLAHRRDEEAKNLPYGEQRRLEIARALGTGPKVLLLDEPAAGMNTREKADLMVLIRKLRDDFKLGILVIEHDMKLVMGICEHITVLDHGEIIARGAPQAVRSDRKVIEAYLGDNYLETHGGTGAAP; translated from the coding sequence GTGAGAGAGGCGACCAACGCCGCCGGCCCCGCGCTGCTGGAGGCGGACCAGGCGAGCATCCAGTTCGGCGGCCTCAAGGCGCTGAGCAACTTCAGCCTCGCGGTGCGCTCCGGAGACCTGCAGGGGCTCATCGGGCCCAACGGCGCGGGCAAGACCACCGCCTTCAACGTGCTCACCGGCGTGTACCGGCCCACCAGCGGGGAAGTGCGGGTGGTGGGGCAGCGGGTGAACGGGCGGCAGCCGCACCAGATCAACCACCTGGGGCTCGCGCGCACCTTCCAGAACATCCGGCTCTTCAAGAGCCTCTCCGCGCTGGACAACGTGAAGGTGGCCTGCCGCTCGGACGTGGCGAGCGGCGCGGTGCACGGGGACCTGAGCATGAAGGCGCGCATGGGCGCGGCCCTCACCAACTACCGCGACTGGTGGCGCGCCATGCTGCTCACGCCCGGCTTCCAGGCGGAGGAGCGGCGCATCACCGAGCGCGCCGAGCGGCTGCTCGAGGTGATGGGGCTCGCGCACCGGCGCGACGAGGAGGCGAAGAACCTGCCCTACGGCGAGCAGCGGCGCCTGGAGATCGCGCGCGCGCTGGGCACCGGGCCCAAGGTGCTGCTCCTGGACGAGCCTGCGGCCGGCATGAACACGCGCGAGAAGGCGGACCTGATGGTCCTCATCCGCAAGCTGCGCGACGACTTCAAGCTCGGCATCCTGGTCATCGAGCACGACATGAAGCTGGTGATGGGCATCTGCGAGCACATCACGGTGCTCGACCACGGGGAGATCATCGCCCGCGGCGCGCCGCAGGCGGTGCGCAGCGACCGCAAGGTCATCGAGGCCTACCTGGGCGACAACTACCTGGAGACGCACGGCGGCACGGGGGCGGCACCGTGA
- a CDS encoding ABC transporter ATP-binding protein — MSPEGGTKTLGERKAFPDLLAVEDLRVSYGAITALRGVSLTLGKGEVVALIGANGAGKTSTLRAVSGMLKPAGGRIRFAGEDTTGMKAHQLVPRGMAHAPEGRGIFPNLTVQENLELGAYLRRDTQAISEDLEKNFSLFPVLRERRRQLAGTLSGGEQQMLAIARALLSRPQLLLLDEPSLGLAPQVTEKIFGTLRDVNATGVSILLVEQNAHLALNLAHYAYVLETGEVAMAGAGRALLESPEVRRAYLGE, encoded by the coding sequence ATGAGCCCGGAAGGCGGCACGAAGACGCTGGGTGAGCGCAAGGCCTTCCCGGACCTGCTCGCCGTGGAGGACCTGCGCGTCTCCTACGGCGCCATCACGGCGCTGCGCGGCGTGAGCCTCACCCTGGGCAAGGGCGAGGTGGTGGCGCTCATCGGGGCGAACGGCGCGGGCAAGACCAGCACCCTGCGCGCGGTGAGCGGCATGCTCAAGCCCGCGGGCGGGCGCATCCGCTTCGCCGGCGAGGACACCACCGGCATGAAGGCGCACCAGCTGGTGCCCCGCGGCATGGCGCACGCGCCCGAGGGCCGCGGCATCTTCCCCAACCTCACCGTGCAGGAGAACCTGGAGCTCGGCGCCTACCTGCGCCGCGACACCCAGGCCATCTCGGAAGACCTGGAGAAGAACTTCAGCCTCTTCCCCGTGCTGCGCGAGCGGCGCCGGCAGCTGGCCGGCACGCTCTCGGGCGGCGAGCAGCAGATGCTCGCCATCGCGCGCGCACTGCTCAGCCGCCCGCAGCTGCTGCTGCTGGACGAGCCTTCGCTCGGCCTCGCCCCTCAGGTGACGGAGAAGATCTTCGGCACCCTGCGGGACGTGAACGCCACCGGGGTGAGCATCCTGCTCGTGGAGCAGAACGCGCACCTGGCGCTCAACCTCGCCCACTACGCCTACGTGCTGGAGACGGGCGAGGTGGCGATGGCGGGCGCGGGCCGCGCGCTGCTGGAGAGCCCCGAGGTGCGCCGGGCGTACCTCGGAGAATAG
- a CDS encoding exo-alpha-sialidase: MTGLMAGLVATMLAASTPLVPVGGGNALTLPAHRHLVRLELGNGRSAVLFALQQEGAGGRGLSFYRSDDGARTFRFLAPIQPDASHTDRADLVAVGPDVALVYSYEGPSLANSDRHDVYFQWWRYDAAQDTWVPRPAVRVFDASASQAYSRAELARDSQGRLWVQAFRLEADGGSTAVLSVSTDGGASFLRQADLGRTKRRGGGRLLSLGSRMIFLWAMHDGFEPTRMRLRNDSDPVGSWGPQQDAFSDGIYHGAALSAVADGRGGMHLVYKDESERLQYRSFNGSSFGARTQVDSYSDWALQPAVTRVGDELFIFFNSPRAVGTNYQFQVRTLRNGALGPVTTLDSAAVFKGYPNAIDVLPTSVGEVPAFFGYGAEGGTVNRVAQPRTPTGGEPPPTDGGTPDAGTPTTDAGTPGGGATPPLSGSLLFADDFGRTASDLGAQWSQVAGAWLTNGSVAGSDRDAANLALAPASACRDCEVEARMQSFGVSEVGLALRAQGASRYGAVLRTDGRVELRRYTSTTAFTVLGSAASGLSSASEAFTLKLSAQGAGPVQLTVSVNGTSRLALTDASSSALGAAGSAGLATLRAGIWFDAFRVRALEGAAPAPDAGTPLPDAGTPDAGTPPDAGTSDAGGSLDAGTPPPDAGTADAGTPPAGSLVFADDFGRSASSLGAQWSQVGMWLTNGSVAGSDLDGDDVALATPSTCGDCEVEARMQGFGVPELGLVLRAQGSARYQAVLRSSGQLELRRYQGSTFTVLATGASGLADPKAPFTLALSARGDESVALGVSVNGVVRLSATDASSAALRGPGTAGLATRSAGVWFDAFRVRTLAPP, from the coding sequence ATGACGGGGTTGATGGCGGGGCTGGTGGCCACGATGCTGGCCGCCTCGACGCCGCTGGTGCCGGTGGGCGGCGGCAACGCGCTGACGCTGCCGGCGCACCGGCACCTGGTGCGGCTGGAGCTGGGCAACGGCCGGTCGGCGGTGCTCTTCGCGCTGCAGCAGGAGGGCGCGGGCGGGCGGGGGCTCTCCTTCTACCGCTCGGACGACGGCGCCCGCACCTTCCGCTTCCTCGCTCCCATCCAGCCGGACGCGAGCCATACCGACCGCGCGGACCTGGTGGCGGTGGGCCCGGACGTGGCGCTCGTCTACAGCTACGAGGGGCCCAGCCTGGCCAACTCGGATCGCCACGACGTGTACTTCCAGTGGTGGCGCTACGACGCCGCCCAGGACACCTGGGTGCCGCGCCCCGCGGTGCGGGTGTTCGACGCGAGCGCGAGCCAGGCCTACTCGCGCGCCGAGCTCGCGCGCGACTCGCAGGGCCGGCTGTGGGTGCAGGCCTTCCGGCTCGAGGCGGACGGCGGCAGCACCGCGGTGCTCTCCGTCTCCACGGACGGGGGCGCGAGCTTTCTGCGCCAGGCGGACCTGGGGCGCACGAAGCGGCGCGGCGGCGGGCGCCTGCTCAGCCTCGGCTCGCGGATGATCTTCCTCTGGGCGATGCACGACGGCTTCGAGCCCACGCGCATGCGGCTGCGCAACGACTCGGACCCGGTGGGCAGCTGGGGCCCGCAGCAGGACGCCTTCAGCGACGGCATCTACCACGGCGCCGCCCTGAGCGCGGTGGCGGACGGGCGCGGCGGCATGCACCTCGTCTACAAGGACGAGAGCGAGCGGCTGCAGTACCGCTCCTTCAACGGCAGCAGCTTCGGCGCGCGCACCCAGGTGGACAGCTACAGCGACTGGGCGCTGCAGCCGGCCGTCACCCGCGTGGGCGACGAGCTCTTCATCTTCTTCAACTCCCCGCGCGCGGTGGGCACCAACTACCAGTTCCAGGTGCGCACCCTGCGCAACGGCGCGCTCGGGCCCGTCACCACGCTGGACTCGGCGGCCGTCTTCAAGGGCTACCCCAACGCCATCGACGTGCTGCCCACCAGCGTGGGCGAGGTGCCCGCCTTCTTCGGCTACGGCGCGGAAGGGGGCACCGTGAACCGCGTCGCCCAGCCGCGCACGCCCACCGGCGGTGAGCCACCTCCGACCGATGGCGGCACGCCCGATGCCGGCACGCCGACGACGGACGCGGGCACGCCGGGCGGCGGCGCCACGCCTCCGCTCTCGGGCAGCCTGCTATTCGCGGACGACTTCGGCCGCACGGCGTCCGACCTCGGCGCGCAGTGGAGCCAGGTGGCCGGCGCGTGGCTCACCAACGGCAGCGTCGCGGGCAGCGACCGCGACGCGGCGAACCTCGCGCTCGCCCCCGCCTCGGCCTGCCGCGACTGCGAGGTGGAGGCGCGGATGCAGAGCTTCGGCGTCTCCGAGGTCGGCCTCGCCCTGCGGGCCCAGGGGGCCTCGCGCTACGGCGCCGTCCTGCGCACCGACGGGCGCGTGGAGCTGCGCCGCTACACGAGCACCACCGCCTTCACCGTGCTCGGCTCTGCCGCGAGCGGGCTCTCCAGCGCGAGCGAGGCCTTCACCCTGAAGCTCTCCGCGCAGGGCGCAGGCCCCGTGCAGCTCACCGTCAGCGTCAACGGCACCTCGCGCCTCGCCCTCACCGACGCGAGCAGCAGCGCGCTCGGGGCCGCGGGCAGCGCGGGCCTCGCCACGCTGCGCGCCGGCATCTGGTTCGATGCCTTCCGGGTGCGCGCCCTCGAGGGCGCGGCGCCCGCGCCGGACGCGGGGACGCCGCTGCCCGATGCCGGGACGCCCGATGCAGGCACGCCGCCGGATGCCGGGACGTCCGATGCGGGAGGCTCGCTGGATGCGGGAACGCCGCCTCCCGATGCCGGCACCGCGGATGCGGGCACGCCGCCCGCGGGGAGCCTCGTGTTCGCGGACGACTTCGGGCGCAGCGCGAGCAGCCTGGGAGCGCAGTGGAGCCAGGTGGGGATGTGGCTGACGAACGGGAGCGTCGCGGGCAGCGACCTCGACGGCGACGACGTGGCGCTCGCCACCCCGTCCACCTGCGGCGACTGCGAGGTGGAGGCGCGGATGCAGGGCTTCGGCGTGCCCGAGCTGGGCCTCGTGCTGCGCGCGCAGGGCAGCGCCCGCTACCAGGCGGTGCTGCGCAGCAGCGGGCAGCTCGAGCTGCGGCGCTACCAGGGCAGCACCTTCACCGTGCTCGCCACGGGCGCGAGCGGCCTCGCGGACCCCAAGGCGCCCTTCACACTCGCCCTCTCGGCGCGCGGCGACGAGAGCGTCGCGCTCGGCGTCAGCGTGAACGGCGTCGTGCGCCTGAGCGCCACGGACGCGAGCAGCGCGGCCCTGCGCGGCCCCGGCACCGCGGGGCTCGCCACCCGCAGCGCGGGCGTGTGGTTCGACGCCTTCCGCGTGCGCACGCTCGCGCCTCCCTGA
- a CDS encoding methyltransferase domain-containing protein, translated as MWNPTQYERFREARRRPFFELLARVEHAAPRQVVDLGCGTGDLTRTLTERWPEAQVLGVDGSEAMVERAGEQALPGRLRFALGDLATWTPARPRSVDVLVTNAALHWVPDHGPLLARLAEHLAPGGVLAMQVPANFEAPSHRLVEALKADPRFAPALHGVASGRVEPLAWYEARLAVLGARVDAWDTTYLQVLPGEDAVLEWLLGTTLRPVLGALGEEGGRAFVEALRPRLREAYPPAPRGTPFPFTRRFAVAHFP; from the coding sequence GTGTGGAACCCCACGCAGTACGAGCGCTTCCGCGAGGCGCGGCGCCGTCCCTTCTTCGAGCTGCTCGCCCGCGTCGAGCACGCGGCGCCCCGGCAGGTGGTGGACCTGGGCTGCGGCACCGGAGACCTCACGCGCACGCTCACCGAGCGCTGGCCCGAGGCGCAGGTGCTCGGCGTGGACGGCTCGGAGGCGATGGTCGAGCGCGCAGGTGAGCAGGCCCTGCCCGGGCGGCTGCGCTTCGCGCTCGGAGACCTCGCCACGTGGACACCCGCGCGGCCGCGCAGCGTGGACGTGCTCGTCACCAACGCGGCGCTGCACTGGGTGCCGGACCATGGCCCCCTGCTCGCGCGGCTCGCGGAGCACCTCGCGCCCGGAGGGGTGCTGGCGATGCAGGTGCCGGCCAACTTCGAGGCGCCCTCGCACCGCCTCGTGGAGGCGCTGAAGGCGGACCCGCGCTTCGCGCCTGCGCTGCACGGCGTGGCGAGCGGCCGGGTGGAGCCGCTCGCCTGGTACGAGGCGCGGCTCGCCGTGCTGGGCGCGCGCGTGGACGCCTGGGACACCACCTACCTCCAGGTGCTGCCCGGCGAGGACGCGGTGCTCGAGTGGCTGCTGGGCACCACGCTGCGCCCCGTGCTCGGCGCGCTGGGGGAGGAGGGGGGCCGCGCCTTCGTCGAGGCGCTGCGCCCGCGGCTGCGCGAGGCCTACCCGCCCGCGCCCCGCGGCACGCCCTTTCCCTTCACGCGCCGCTTCGCCGTGGCGCACTTCCCCTGA
- a CDS encoding VCBS repeat-containing protein, protein MRTTLLKLCTLPLLLSLGCASTTADGGVDEGGVDPGGTGVDASVAGVWNRFGSEYGLQTDVAYGSIAGEVTERVFMCELPPSPTAGLYKGRLVSAHRIQWDAEHGLPDYEVVFEGSTMHFLPQNGTNTFLGNYKRGTWTAGACELKMEGGKLVDASRTGYVYAPSNSSANPRVISIKAGGVTLPVKASVEGACNTAPKIPGSAGTADIPVVITLSGTGVDGSYTHTVNTVLSPSRLTQPCNRLVVMIGCGALEACVDVDNSPPPPDPAAGLSCNTGALGSSFDLAATTFPRNVVVADLNGDGRPDVAGIGGYGVSVWLNQGGGAFAPEVVYALSFGRELAAADVNGDGRVDLVGTGRDTSARAAVGVLLNRGSGAFNAPVLYTVGDSSGGEPPRRLIATDRTGDGRPDLVMLRNSDNAYPDGALTLMTNSGSGTFSVSANVTGPGLYDLDAADLNADGKADVVVSTGQGVGVYLTQANGALGARVDSGSPTVSLVRIADVNGDGKPDVVAPTSDTTQVLLNPGTGVFGAAKLTSQSFAAQNMVAADVNGDAKPDLVGFLPGQPGSILISLGRGDGSFAGVTVYGSTTTSAAGLAVADLTGDGKRDVVVTTDPNGVAVITNACP, encoded by the coding sequence GTGCGCACGACCCTGCTCAAGCTCTGCACCCTTCCCCTGTTGCTCTCGCTGGGATGCGCGAGCACGACCGCGGACGGTGGCGTCGACGAGGGAGGCGTGGACCCTGGCGGCACCGGCGTGGACGCCTCGGTGGCCGGGGTGTGGAACCGCTTCGGCAGCGAGTATGGCCTCCAGACGGACGTGGCGTACGGCAGCATCGCGGGCGAGGTCACCGAGCGCGTGTTCATGTGCGAGCTGCCCCCGTCGCCCACCGCTGGGCTCTACAAGGGTCGGCTGGTGAGCGCGCACCGCATCCAGTGGGACGCCGAGCACGGCCTGCCCGACTACGAGGTGGTGTTCGAGGGCAGCACGATGCACTTCCTGCCGCAGAACGGCACCAACACCTTCCTCGGCAACTACAAGCGCGGCACCTGGACGGCCGGGGCGTGCGAGCTGAAGATGGAGGGCGGCAAGCTGGTGGACGCCTCGCGCACCGGCTACGTCTACGCGCCCTCCAACTCCAGCGCCAACCCCCGGGTGATCAGCATCAAGGCGGGCGGGGTGACCCTGCCCGTGAAGGCCTCGGTGGAGGGCGCCTGCAACACCGCGCCGAAGATCCCGGGCAGCGCGGGCACCGCCGACATCCCGGTGGTCATCACCCTCAGCGGCACGGGCGTGGATGGCTCCTACACGCACACCGTGAACACGGTCCTCTCCCCCTCGCGCCTCACCCAGCCCTGCAACCGGCTCGTCGTGATGATTGGCTGCGGCGCGCTCGAGGCCTGCGTCGACGTGGACAACAGCCCTCCGCCCCCGGACCCGGCCGCCGGGCTCTCGTGCAACACGGGCGCGCTCGGCAGCAGCTTCGACCTCGCGGCGACCACCTTCCCGAGGAACGTGGTGGTGGCGGACCTCAACGGCGACGGCCGCCCGGACGTGGCGGGCATCGGGGGCTACGGCGTCAGCGTGTGGCTCAACCAGGGCGGCGGCGCCTTTGCCCCGGAGGTCGTGTACGCGCTGAGCTTCGGCCGGGAGCTCGCCGCCGCGGACGTCAACGGTGACGGCCGGGTGGACCTGGTGGGCACCGGGCGGGACACTTCCGCGCGGGCCGCCGTGGGCGTGCTGCTGAACCGGGGGAGCGGCGCCTTCAACGCGCCGGTGCTCTACACCGTCGGCGACAGCAGCGGCGGAGAGCCGCCGCGCCGGCTCATCGCGACGGACCGCACGGGCGATGGCCGGCCGGACCTCGTCATGCTGCGCAACTCGGATAACGCGTATCCGGATGGCGCGCTCACCCTGATGACCAACAGCGGCTCGGGCACCTTCAGCGTCTCGGCGAACGTCACCGGGCCCGGGCTCTACGACCTGGACGCGGCCGACCTCAACGCAGACGGCAAGGCGGACGTGGTGGTCAGCACGGGGCAGGGGGTCGGCGTCTACCTCACGCAGGCCAACGGCGCGCTGGGCGCGCGCGTGGACTCCGGCAGCCCCACCGTGAGCCTCGTGCGCATCGCGGACGTGAACGGGGACGGCAAGCCGGACGTGGTCGCTCCCACGTCGGACACGACGCAGGTGCTGCTGAACCCGGGCACCGGCGTCTTCGGTGCGGCGAAGCTCACCTCGCAGTCCTTCGCGGCCCAGAACATGGTCGCCGCGGACGTGAACGGGGACGCCAAGCCGGACCTCGTGGGCTTCCTGCCGGGTCAGCCCGGCAGCATCCTGATCTCGCTCGGGCGAGGCGATGGGAGCTTCGCAGGGGTCACCGTCTACGGCTCGACGACCACCAGCGCCGCGGGGCTCGCGGTGGCGGACCTGACCGGAGACGGCAAGCGCGACGTGGTGGTGACCACCGACCCGAACGGCGTGGCGGTCATCACCAACGCCTGTCCGTAG